A genomic segment from Lasioglossum baleicum chromosome 5, iyLasBale1, whole genome shotgun sequence encodes:
- the LOC143208774 gene encoding protein BCCIP homolog codes for MAAPVKKRDIQRNTEDRSSDDDDLNSSNSDDNEQNTVGVKGMKIQVDLEGRNPLDPDYHGIKTLLQQLFLKAHVDLGELTDLIISQNYVGTVVKQSDDTEDSDDEEDDDDINNVFGVTTVINLSGEQNRDCVQQLRELLTQLASEHATDTINAIIKQGLENKSEALGLLINERFVNIPAQISVPLLEDLTSEIKKAANKKMPFSFNYYVLICKLYKTENPKVGKKSKSRKKAGAEDPLILWSNPEEEIFAEEATFSFEFSVEKESDSGLSGSWNETDNEMVPYRRVLLFEATKLQPIIDKIKLQLSLLE; via the exons ATGGCTGCTCCGGTGAAAAAACGTGATATTCAACGAAACACTGAGGACAGGAGTAGCGACGACGATGATCTCAATTCATCGAACAGCGACGATAACGAACAGAACACAGTAGGGGTAAAG GGAATGAAAATACAAGTGGACTTAGAAGGTAGAAACCCGTTAGACCCAGACTATCATGGGATTAAGACGCTTTTACAGCAGCTGTTTCTGAAAGCGCACGTCGATTTAGGTGAACTGACAGATTTAATTATTTCTCAAAATTATGTGGGTACTGTGGTCAAACAATCGGACGACACAGAAGACTCTGACGACGAAGAGGATGATGATGATATTAACAATGTATTCGGTGTTACTACAGTAATTAATTTGTCCGGTGAACAG aaTCGTGACTGCGTCCAACAACTCAGGGAACTATTGACACAGCTAGCCAGCGAGCATGCGACAGATACGATCAACGCGATTATAAAACAAGGCCTCGAGAACAAGTCCGAAGCACTAGGTTTATTAATCAACGAACGATTCGTGAACATTCCCGCGCAAATCTCGGTGCCGCTTTTAGAAGACTTAACTTCCGAGATAAAGAAAGCAGCCAATAAGAAGATGCCGTTCAGTTTCAACTATTACGTGTTGATATGCAAGTTATACAAAACGGAGAATCCGAAAGTCGGGAAGAAATCGAAGAGCAGAAAGAAAGCCGGCGCGGAAGATCCGCTGATATTATGGAGTAATCCGGAGGAGGAGATTTTCGCGGAGGAAGCAACGTTCAGCTTTGAGTTTTCCGTGGAAAAGGAGTCGGACAGTGGTTTGTCGGGCTCGTGGAACGAAACGGACAATGAAATGGTTCCTTACAGAAGGGTGTTATTGTTCGAAGCGACAAAACTGCAGCCGATTATCGATAAAATCAAACTGCAGCTGTCTCTCTTGGAATGA
- the LOC143208751 gene encoding hexosaminidase D, with product MTRLRGRASLMVIVMISFALLIVTYHILSNEVEDISSNKLNPRLKIEEVYPLSDLTENPRNIAKKQQIEAHILDKLKSGSGPLFNDINYPKSYENSTPLFKGHKIVHLDLKGAPPKVSYYKYLFKLLKKLGATGVLLEYEDMFPFDGNLRNISAGNSYSKKDIQDIQEEAEDNKLVVIPLVQTFGHMEFVLKLDTYKDYREVLHYPQALCPTNNKTLPLIYEMIDQMMAAHPNVKHLHIGADEVYQIGECTRCLETMVKRQWGKKQLFLDHVSKVARYINDKYPGLTILMWDDEFREIFPQEIIDRGLHLLVEPVIWKYTTDPGATLTDQLWESYASIWKNVWVATAFKGATAPDRYYTELPYHMENHQRWLEIISRYSNQVTFKGVMLTGWQRYDHFSVLCELLPVALPSLAVNLAILRSPDLNGFPVDVPASVMQALRCEGIISLTIPEPQYGWTKCSYQGVAIYATILRLFSLTQEVAKMEQDNTFKGWLKPYNIKHSFSSPSHVERAIADLNRHKMELLYIEKEMKTAMEDIYDEYTIQEWVETYLVPLNDKFTELWEAKTKILEKNVWPRRPLKYSEL from the coding sequence ATGACGCGACTAAGAGGCAGAGCCTCTTTAATGGTAATCGTAATGATCAGCTTCGCTCTGCTGATCGTTACTTATCACATTCTCAGTAACGAGGTCGAGGATATCTCGTCCAATAAGTTAAATCCACGATTAAAAATAGAGGAGGTTTATCCGTTGAGCGACCTCACAGAGAATCCTCGCAACATTGCGAAGAAACAGCAAATCGAAGCTCACATTCTGGATAAGCTGAAGAGCGGAAGCGGTCCACTGTTCAACGACATTAATTACCCCAAATCGTACGAGAACAGCACGCCCCTGTTCAAAGGCCACAAGATCGTGCATCTGGATTTGAAGGGTGCTCCTCCGAAAGTGAGTTACTACAAGTACCTGTTCAAATTGCTCAAGAAGTTAGGCGCGACAGGCGTGCTCCTGGAGTACGAAGATATGTTCCCGTTCGACGGGAATCTGAGGAACATCAGCGCCGGCAACAGCTACTCCAAAAAGGATATCCAAGACATCCAGGAAGAAGCCGAAGACAATAAGCTGGTGGTAATCCCGCTGGTACAAACGTTCGGTCACATGGAGTTCGTACTTAAGCTGGATACGTACAAAGATTATCGAGAGGTGTTGCATTATCCCCAAGCTCTTTGTCCCACTAACAACAAAACCCTTCCGTTGATTTATGAAATGATCGACCAAATGATGGCCGCTCATCCCAATGTGAAACACTTGCACATTGGGGCGGATGAAGTGTATCAGATCGGAGAATGCACCAGGTGTCTGGAGACAATGGTCAAAAGACAATGGGGAAAGAAGCAGTTGTTCTTGGACCACGTGTCCAAAGTAGCTAGGTATATTAACGATAAGTATCCAGGGCTCACGATCCTCATGTGGGACGACGAGTTTAGAGAGATTTTCCCACAGGAGATTATAGACAGAGGACTGCATTTGCTGGTGGAACCGGTTATTTGGAAGTACACTACCGATCCTGGAGCTACATTAACCGATCAGCTGTGGGAGAGCTACGCGTCGATTTGGAAGAACGTCTGGGTGGCCACAGCCTTCAAGGGAGCTACAGCGCCGGACAGATACTACACGGAGTTACCCTATCACATGGAGAATCACCAACGCTGGTTAGAGATCATCAGCAGGTATTCTAACCAGGTGACGTTCAAGGGTGTGATGCTGACAGGTTGGCAACGGTACGACCACTTCAGCGTGCTCTGCGAACTGCTGCCCGTTGCTCTGCCATCGTTGGCTGTGAACCTGGCTATCCTGCGATCCCCGGACCTCAATGGTTTCCCTGTAGACGTGCCTGCGTCTGTGATGCAAGCCTTACGCTGCGAGGGCATCATTTCCCTGACCATTCCGGAGCCTCAGTATGGCTGGACCAAGTGCAGTTATCAGGGCGTGGCGATCTACGCTACTATCTTGCGACTGTTCTCGTTGACCCAAGAGGTCGCCAAAATGGAACAAGACAACACTTTCAAAGGCTGGCTGAAACCGTACAACATCAAGCACTCTTTCTCTAGCCCTAGCCACGTGGAGCGCGCGATCGCCGACCTAAACAGGCATAAGATGGAACTACTGTATATCGAAAAGGAGATGAAAACTGCTATGGAAGATATCTACGATGAATATACGATTCAAGAGTGGGTAGAAACGTACTTGGTCCCGTTGAACGATAAGTTCACCGAGCTCTGGGAGGCGAAAACGAAGATACTCGAGAAAAACGTGTGGCCCAGGAGACCACTGAAGTACTCAGAGTTGTAG
- the LOC143208750 gene encoding uncharacterized protein LOC143208750 translates to MPNVVSRFDLSLSRRDDMNKTELKIVLSSEPARTASSVIHSHIPVPRISNAIKAQERCPPARRGSFEKLSRGVSVAAQKASFEKLDASVQLRPRNNNLSASSIEVRSEERPSVNHWKTSCDSMPKLSRSNSLETKWKSKYEESEKRRKLLLQKSEAANRDHADLEKKLQQLQRQNSTLQSQVQEKEQKLQKMRTVSEAVCKEYEQLKHQYDVETGAMHKAMQQASQWYRQNRELKRRSQIITQKLMQNNSEGSLDLDLSDEVDSNFEDVDQLRETVKELSKDIAKLQTELHSARLQEFEAQEQVTHLTTQLDEERTLRQKYEEKVNEMKVQKENMARVTKMVAEEVQALKVQCDRERENAKIIKIEAERAIKERNVLAHQSALLMAEVGDDANGRLLTVLQEVESLKRLLEEEQQSHASHIQMLEEKLEEKESNVEFEIVEEKLKLAESELDMATQRAERAEKSMEDLENVIQSLKVKIGEIEEKLSRPPPPPVPPPPPPPMFANGAQSSIKLLTKEKMNSERDAVADMENMLGIAKKTPTVAQQPVIDDIINQIKGGRFTLKQTDKQREEERRRRQEAESAPPAVSEMLNILGTMRRRAKPIKQPFQTTDASP, encoded by the exons ATGCCAAACGTTGTTAGTCGATTCGATCTTAGTTTATCGAGAAg AGACGACATGAACAAAACGGAACTGAAGATTGTCCTGAGCTCGGAGCCGGCGCGGACGGCCTCGAGCGTAATTCACTCGCACATACCGGTGCCGAGGATATCGAACGCGATTAAGGCCCAGGAGAGGTGTCCCCCGGCCCGGCGAGGATCCTTCGAGAAGCTGTCCAGAGGCGTCTCGGTGGCGGCCCAAAAGGCGTCCTTCGAGAAGCTCGACGCTTCCGTTCAGCTGCGACCGAGGAACAACAATCTGTCGGCCTCGAGCATCGAGGTGCGAAGCGAGGAGAGGCCCTCGGTCAACCACTGGAAGACCAGCTGCGACTCGATGCCGAAACTGTCTCGAAGCAATAGTCTCGAAACCAAATGGAAAAGCAAGTACGAGGAATCGGAGAAGAGGCGGAAATTGTTGCTGCAGAAGAGCGAGGCCG CGAACAGGGACCATGCTGATCTGGAGAAGAAACTCCAGCAACTGCAGAGACAGAACAGCACTCTGCAGTCGCAGGTgcaggagaaggagcagaagcTGCAGAAAATGCGCACGG TTTCCGAGGCGGTGTGCAAAGAATACGAGCAGCTGAAGCACCAGTACGACGTGGAGACGGGCGCGATGCACAAAGCGATGCAACAGGCGTCGCAG TGGTACAGACAGAACCGCGAGTTGAAACGAAGGTCTCAGATTATAACGCAGAAGCTGATGCAAAACAACTCCGAGGGGTCGTTGGATCTCGATTTGTCGGATGAGGTCGACTCGAACTTCGAGGACGTCGATCAGCTTCGAGAAACGGTGAAAG AATTGAGCAAAGACATAGCCAAACTGCAGACGGAGCTGCACTCGGCCAGGCTGCAAGAGTTCGAGGCGCAAGAGCAGGTGACGCACTTGACGACACAATTGGACGAGGAGAGGACTCTCAGGCAAAAAT ATGAGGAGAAGGTGAACGAGATGAAGGTGCAGAAGGAGAACATGGCGAGGGTGACGAAGATGGTCGCCGAAGAGGTGCAGGCGTTGAAGGTGCAATGCGATCGTGAAAGGGAGAACGCGAAGATCATCAAGATAGAGGCAGAGAGG GCGATAAAGGAAAGGAACGTGTTGGCCCATCAGAGCGCACTTCTGATGGCGGAAGTTGGCGACGACGCTAACGGAAGGCTGTTGACCGTTCTCCAAGAGGTGGAGTCGTTGAAGAGATTGCTAGAAGAGGAGCAACAAAGTCACGCATCTCACATACAGATGCTAGAGGAGAAGTTGGAGGAGAAGGAATCTAACGTGGAGTTCGAGATAGTTGAAGAGAAGCTGAAGTTGGCGGAGTCCGAGCTGGACATGGCCACGCAGAGGGCGGAAAGGGCAGAGAAGTCGATGGAGGATTTAGAAAACGTGATTCAGAGTTTGAAGGTAAAGATCGGTGAAATAGAGGAGAAGCTTTCTAGACCACCTCCACCTCCGGTGCCACCTCCACCCCCGCCACCGATGTTCGCTAATGGTGCACAATCATCGATCAAATTGCTGACGAAGGAGAAGATGAATTCGGAGCGCGACGCGGTCGCCGACATGGAGAACATGCTTGGGATCGCGAAAAAGACACCGACGGTTGCTCAACAACCAG TCATCGACGACATCATCAACCAAATCAAAGGAGGGCGATTTACATTGAAACAGACGGAT AAACAGAGAGAGGAAGAAAGGAGGAGGCGACAGGAAGCGGAAAGTGCACCACCGGCGGTCTCCGAGATGCTGAATATCCTGGGCACCATGAGAAGAAGAGCCAAACCCATAAAGCAACCCTTCCAAACGACGGACGCATCCCCGTAA